From a region of the Triticum aestivum cultivar Chinese Spring chromosome 7D, IWGSC CS RefSeq v2.1, whole genome shotgun sequence genome:
- the LOC123163916 gene encoding choline/ethanolaminephosphotransferase 1 isoform X2 gives MGFMFLLTSSLLSYIYSPHLDTAPPRWVHLAHGILLFLYQTFDAVDGKQARRTSSSSPLGELFDHGCDALACAFEALALGSTLMCGRLTFCYWVVAAVPFYLATWEHYFTNTLILPVINGPTEGLMLIYVSHLFTFFTGAEWWAQDFRKSLPLISLVPLPFVPEIPLYVIVLILMIMFAVIPTVGSNIGNVQKVVDARKGSMELALAMLLPFIALLAGVAVWCYLSPSDIMKNQPHLLVIGTGSAFGYLVGRMILAHLCDEPKGLKTGMCMALVFLPFAIANALTAKINNGTPLADELLVILLYCATSVGLYMHLAISVCHEIKDALGIYCFRIARKEA, from the exons ATGGGATTTATGTTTCTACTTACATCTTCGCTGCTTAGCTAT ATTTATTCACCCCACCTTGACACAGCTCCCCCTCGGTGGGTCCATCTTGCCCATGGAATACTTCTCTTCTTGTACCAG ACTTTTGATGCCGTTGATGGTAAACAAGCAAGGCGCACCAGCTCATCAAGTCCTCTAGGAGAACTTTTTGATCATG GATGTGATGCCCTTGCCTGCGCT TTTGAAGCCTTGGCCCTTGGAAGCACCTTGATGTGTGGAAGGTTGACATTCTGTTATTGGGTGGTTGCTGCTGTCCCATTTTATCTGGCAACATGGGAACA CTACTTCACAAATACTCTTATTCTTCCTGTAATAAATGGACCAACGGAAGGCCTGATGCTGATCTATGTCTCCCACCTTTTTACCTTTTTTACTG GTGCTGAATGGTGGGCGCAAGATTTTCGAAAATCCCTCCCTCTTATTAGTTTGGTTCCACTTCCATTTGTTCCAG AAATCCCCTTGTATGTTATCGTGCTGATTCTGATGATCATGTTTGCTGTAATCCCAACAGTTGGATCCAA TATTGGTAATGTCCAAAAAGTAGTTGATGCACGGAAAGGGAGCATGGAATTAGCATTAGCGATG CTCCTTCCATTTATTGCGCTGTTAGCTGGAGTTGCTGTCTG GTGTTATCTCTCTCCTTCAGATATCATGAAGAACCAGCCACATCTGCTTGTGATTGGAACTGGTTCTGCTTTTGGATATTTGGTT GGAAGGATGATACTTGCTCATTTGTGTGACGAGCCCAAAGGTCTAAAAACAGGAATGTGCATG GCTCTGGTGTTTCTTCCTTTTGCTATCGCAAATGCTCTCACCGCAAAGATTAACAATGG GACTCCTTTGGCTGACGAGCTTTTGGTTATTCTTCTGTATTGTGCAACCTCAG TGGGTCTTTACATGCATCTCGCCATTTCGGTTTGTCATGAAATCAAGGATGCTCTTGGAATATATTGCTTCAG GATAGCCAGAAAAGAGGCTTGA
- the LOC123163916 gene encoding choline/ethanolaminephosphotransferase 1 isoform X1: MVYIGAHGVETLKRYRYSGQDHSVVAKYVLQPFWSRCVTLFPLWMPPNMITLMGFMFLLTSSLLSYIYSPHLDTAPPRWVHLAHGILLFLYQTFDAVDGKQARRTSSSSPLGELFDHGCDALACAFEALALGSTLMCGRLTFCYWVVAAVPFYLATWEHYFTNTLILPVINGPTEGLMLIYVSHLFTFFTGAEWWAQDFRKSLPLISLVPLPFVPEIPLYVIVLILMIMFAVIPTVGSNIGNVQKVVDARKGSMELALAMLLPFIALLAGVAVWCYLSPSDIMKNQPHLLVIGTGSAFGYLVGRMILAHLCDEPKGLKTGMCMALVFLPFAIANALTAKINNGTPLADELLVILLYCATSVGLYMHLAISVCHEIKDALGIYCFRIARKEA; the protein is encoded by the exons atGGTGTACATCGGCGCGCACGGCGTGGAGACGCTGAAGCGCTACAGGTACAGCGGCCAGGACCACTCGGTGGTGGCCAAGTACGTGCTCCAGCCCTTCTGGAGCCGCTGCGTCACCCTCTTCCCGCTCTGGATGCC TCCAAACATG ATCACACTCATGGGATTTATGTTTCTACTTACATCTTCGCTGCTTAGCTAT ATTTATTCACCCCACCTTGACACAGCTCCCCCTCGGTGGGTCCATCTTGCCCATGGAATACTTCTCTTCTTGTACCAG ACTTTTGATGCCGTTGATGGTAAACAAGCAAGGCGCACCAGCTCATCAAGTCCTCTAGGAGAACTTTTTGATCATG GATGTGATGCCCTTGCCTGCGCT TTTGAAGCCTTGGCCCTTGGAAGCACCTTGATGTGTGGAAGGTTGACATTCTGTTATTGGGTGGTTGCTGCTGTCCCATTTTATCTGGCAACATGGGAACA CTACTTCACAAATACTCTTATTCTTCCTGTAATAAATGGACCAACGGAAGGCCTGATGCTGATCTATGTCTCCCACCTTTTTACCTTTTTTACTG GTGCTGAATGGTGGGCGCAAGATTTTCGAAAATCCCTCCCTCTTATTAGTTTGGTTCCACTTCCATTTGTTCCAG AAATCCCCTTGTATGTTATCGTGCTGATTCTGATGATCATGTTTGCTGTAATCCCAACAGTTGGATCCAA TATTGGTAATGTCCAAAAAGTAGTTGATGCACGGAAAGGGAGCATGGAATTAGCATTAGCGATG CTCCTTCCATTTATTGCGCTGTTAGCTGGAGTTGCTGTCTG GTGTTATCTCTCTCCTTCAGATATCATGAAGAACCAGCCACATCTGCTTGTGATTGGAACTGGTTCTGCTTTTGGATATTTGGTT GGAAGGATGATACTTGCTCATTTGTGTGACGAGCCCAAAGGTCTAAAAACAGGAATGTGCATG GCTCTGGTGTTTCTTCCTTTTGCTATCGCAAATGCTCTCACCGCAAAGATTAACAATGG GACTCCTTTGGCTGACGAGCTTTTGGTTATTCTTCTGTATTGTGCAACCTCAG TGGGTCTTTACATGCATCTCGCCATTTCGGTTTGTCATGAAATCAAGGATGCTCTTGGAATATATTGCTTCAG GATAGCCAGAAAAGAGGCTTGA